In Prunus dulcis chromosome 2, ALMONDv2, whole genome shotgun sequence, a single genomic region encodes these proteins:
- the LOC117617812 gene encoding 60S ribosomal protein L10, with amino-acid sequence MGRRPARCYRQIKNKPYPKSRFCRGVPDPKIRIYDVGMKKKGVDEFPFCVHLVSWEKENVSSEALEAARIACNKYMTKFAGKDTFHLRVRVHPFHVLRINKMLSCAGADRLQTGMRGAFGKPLGTCARVAIGQVLLSVRCKDSNSHHAQEALRRAKFKFPGRQKIIVSRKWGFTKFSRADYVKYKKENRIQPDGVNAKLFGCHGPLANRKPGKAFLSAPLSA; translated from the exons ATGGGGAGGA GGCCTGCAAGGTGTTATAGGCAGATTAAGAACAAGCCATACCCGAAGTCACGTTTCTGTCGCGGTGTGCCTGATCCTAAGATCAGAATTTATGATGTtggaatgaagaagaaaggtgTTGATGAGTTTCCCTTCTGCGTCCATCTTGTGAGTTGGGAAAAAGAGAATGTTTCAAGTGAGGCACTTGAGGCAGCTAGGATTGCTTGCAACAAATACATGACCAAATTTGCTGGGAAGGATACGTTCCATTTGAGGGTGCGGGTGCATCCATTCCATGTTCTACGCATTAACAAGATGCTTTCATGTGCTGGGGCTGATAGGCTCCAAACTGGAATGAGGGGTGCGTTTGGCAAGCCACTAGGAACATGTGCACGAGTTGCGATTGGGCAGGTCCTCCTTTCTGTTCGCTGCAAGGATAGCAACAGCCATCATGCACAGGAGGCCCTCCGCCGTGCAAAGTTCAAGTTTCCTGGTCGCCAAAAGATTATTGTTAGCAGGAAGTG GGGATTCACCAAGTTCAGCCGTGCTGATTATGTAAAGTACAAGAAGGAGAACAGAATCCAGCCCGATGGTGTTAATGCTAAG CTTTTTGGATGTCATGGTCCTTTGGCTAACCGGAAACCTGGAAAAGCTTTCCTGTCTGCACCTTTATCGGCTTGA
- the LOC117617811 gene encoding hydroxyacylglutathione hydrolase cytoplasmic: MKIHHVACLEDNYAYLIIDESTKEAAAVDPVEPEKVLKAAQEHGVDIKLVLTTHHHWDHAGGNEKIKQLVPGIKIYGGSIDNVKGCTDKVDNGDKISLGADVHILSLHTPCHTKGHISYYVTNKEGDDPTVFTGDTLFIAGCGKFFEGTAEQMHQSLCVTLGSLPKPTRVYCGHEYTVKNLQFALTVEPGNEKIKQKLSWAQKQRETGLPTVPSTIEEEMEMNPFMRADLPELQERVGCKTAVEALREIRQRKDTWRG; encoded by the exons ATGAAAATCCACCACGTTGCTTGCTTGGAGGACAACTACGCATACCT AATCATTGACGAGAGTACCAAAGAAGCTGCAGCTGTGGATCCAGTTGAGCCTGAAAAGGTTCTTAAAGCAGCTCAAGAACATGGCGTTGATATCAAGCTCGTCCTCACCACTCACCACCACTG GGATCACGCTGGTGGAAATGAGAAGATAAAGCAGCTGGTGCCGGGGATTAAGATATATGGTGGTTCTATTGATAATGTAAAGGGCTGCACTGATAAGGTGGACAACGGTGATAAGATTTCTCTCGGGGCTGATGTTCATATACTGTCTCTTCACACACCTTG CCACACTAAAGGTCACATAAGCTATTATGTGACTAACAAAGAGGGAGATGACCCAACTGTTTTTACTGGAGACACACTG TTTATTGCGGGTTGTGGTAAATTTTTCGAAGGAACAGCAGAACAGATGCATCAGTCGCTATGCGTGACTTTGGGTTCATTGCCAAAGCCAACACGAGTTTACTGTGGCCATGAG TACACAGTGAAGAACTTGCAATTTGCCCTGACAGTTGAACCAGGCAATGAGAAAATAAAGCAGAAGTTATCATGGGCACAGAAGCAGCGGGAAACAGGCCTCCCCACAGTTCCTTCAACCATTGAGGAAGAGATGGAGATGAACCCTTTTATGCGGGCTGATCTACCAGAGCTTCAG GAGAGGGTTGGTTGCAAAACTGCTGTTGAAGCTCTGCGTGAAATAAGGCAGAGGAAGGACACCTGGAGGGGATAA
- the LOC117617428 gene encoding RING finger and transmembrane domain-containing protein 2-like: MEASPGNTSPTSGGNTGNNSNSTTSFGSMQFPALRFFQSPLSFVLDYSGILSPSSSRHEADAPVVNAVVVADSRPHSPSACTSGSSNTGEVSIRIIGAGEQEDRGNGAATVPFHGDGNGGSLGHSGRVQSLDNLAGTVNGVGSGERVPLVPPSSPEHGRDVGDTGDGVDNNSRDSAYQRYDIQQIARWIEQVLPFSLLLLVVFIRQHLQGFFVTIWVSAVMYRSNDVVRKQTALKGDRKIPVLLSIAAAFMLHVVGVYWWYRSDDLLYPLAMLPPKAIPPFWHAIFIILVNDTMVRQATMALKCLLLIYYKNGRGHNYRRQGQILTVVEYTLLLYRALLPTPVWYRFFLNKDNGSLFSSLTTGLYLTFKLTSVVEKVQSFFASIRALSRKDIHYGAYATLEQVNAAGDLCAICQEKMHAPILLRCKHIFCEDCVSEWFERERTCPLCRALVKPADLRTFGDGSTSLFFQFF, from the exons ATGGAAGCATCGCCCGGAAATACTAGTCCAACCAGTGGAGGCAACACTGGGAATAATAGCAACAGCACGACGTCGTTTGGGTCTATGCAATTCCCTGCCCTCCGTTTCTTCCAGTCTCCGCTCTCCTTCGTATTAGATTACTCCGGTATACTTTCTCCCAGCTCTTCCCGCCACGAAGCTGACGCTCCGGTGGTCAACGCCGTAGTCGTCGCCGATTCTCGCCCCCATTCCCCTTCGGCCTGCACCTCCGGCTCTAGCAACACCGGAGAGGTTTCAATTCGCATTATCGGCGCCGGTGAACAGGAAGACCGCGGTAACGGTGCCGCAACTGTGCCGTTTCATGGGGACGGAAATGGTGGATCGCTAGGGCATAGCGGTAGGGTTCAATCTTTGGATAATCTGGCGGGTACAGTCAATGGGGTTGGGTCAGGCGAGAGAGTCCCCTTGGTGCCTCCGTCTTCTCCAGAACATGGGCGTGACGTTGGGGACACTGGGGATGGTGTGGATAATAATTCTAGGGATTCTGCTTACCAGAGATATGATATTCAACAGATAGCCAGATGGATTGAGCAGGTTCTTCCGTTTTCGCTGCTCTTACTCGTTGTGTTCATTCGTCAGCATTTGCAAG GTTTCTTTGTCACTATATGGGTATCAGCTGTCATGTATAGGTCAAATGATGTTGTTCGGAAGCAGACAGCTCTAAAG GGAGATAGGAAAATACCAGTTCTTCTAAGTATTGCTGCTGCTTTTATGCTTCATGTAGTTGGTGTTTACTGGTGGTATCGAAGTGATGATCTTTTATACCCATTGGCAATGCTTCCTCCGAAAGCCATACCACCTTTCTGGCATGCGATATTCATCATTTTGGTCAATG ATACCATGGTGAGGCAGGCAACGATGGCTCTCAAGTGTTTGTTGCTTATATACTACAAGAATGGCAGAGGCCATAATTATCGTCGGCAG GGTCAAATATTAACTGTGGTTGAGTATACACTGCTGCTGTACCGTGCCTTGTTACCAACACCTGTTTGGTACAGATTCTTCCTGAACAAAGATAATGGGAGCCTCTTCTCATCACTTACTACAGGATTGTATTTAACTTTTAAGCTAACATCTGTCGTTGAGAAG GTCCAATCCTTTTTTGCTTCAATAAGGGCATTATCGCGGAAGGATATCCATTATGGGGCGTATGCAACGTTGGAACAG GTAAATGCAGCGGGGGACCTTTGTGCCATTTGCCAGGAGAAGATGCATGCTCCGATTCTGCTGCGCTGTAAACACATTTTCTGTGAGGATTGTGTCTCAGAATG gtttgagagagaaagaactTGCCCTTTATGCAGGGCACTGGTAAAACCTGCAGATCTGCGAACATTTGGGGACGGGTCAACAAGTTTATTTTTCCAGTTTTTCTAA
- the LOC117617429 gene encoding autophagy-related protein 18c: protein MSSTVSTSRGIHSPARLGTYESPDAGASGSFSQLEPDINDGETELLSVSWNQDYGCFSAGTSNGFRIFNCEPFKETFRRDLKSGGFKIVEMLFRCNILVLVGSGDNSQYPPNKVMIWDDHQSRCIGEFSFRSEVRSVRLRRDRIVVVLEHKIYVYNFMDLKLLHQIETVANPRGLCCLSHHPNTSVLACPGLQRGQVRIEHFGLNMTKLINAHDSHIACFTLTMDGLLLATASTKGTLIRIFNTMDGTRLQEVRRGVDRAEIYSIALSPNVQWLAASSDKGTVHIFSLRVRVFGEDLSAHSNSAQGPAMFQQNSSNALDPLISQNTGANSSSSLSFMRGVLPKYFSSEWSFAQFHLPEDTQFITAFGSQNTVIIVGLDGSFYRCSFDPVHGGEMLQQEYVRFLKTDSRPR, encoded by the exons ATGAGTTCAACAGTTTCAACATCTCGAGGAATACATTCGCCCGCAAGGCTTGGCACATATGAATCGCCAGATGCTGGGGCGTCTGGCTCTTTTAGCCAGCTTGAACCAGACATCAATGACGGTGAAACAGAGTTACTCTCTGTATCCTGGAATCAGGACTATGGTTGCTTTTCTGCAGGCACAAGCAACGGTTTTCGTATCTTTAACTGCGAGCCTTTCAAGGAAACTTTTAGACGTGATTTGAAAAGTGGGGGATTCAAAATTGTGGAGATGCTGTTTCGATGCAACATTCTCGTACTTGTTGGAAGTGGAGACAATTCCCAATATCCACCTAACAAGGTTATGATTTGGGATGATCATCAGAGCCGATGTATTGGTGAATTTTCATTCAGGTCTGAGGTTCGTTCAGTAAGATTAAGGCGTGATCGCATAGTTGTTGTTCTTGAGCACAAGATATACGTTTACAACTTTATGGATCTGAAGCTGCTGCATCAGATTGAGACTGTAGCAAATCCTAGGGGATTGTGCTGCCTTTCACATCATCCAAATACATCTGTGCTGGCTTGCCCAGGCCTTCAACGAGGACAAGTTCGGATTGAACATTTTGGGCTGAACATGACAAAGTTAATAAATGCTCATGATTCTCATATTGCATGCTTCACGTTAACAATGGATGGACTGCTTCTTGCTACTGCTAGTACAAAGGGTACTTTGATAAGAATCTTCAACACAATGGATGGGACTCGCTTACAAGAG GTACGCAGAGGAGTGGACAGAGCAGAAATTTACAGTATTGCTCTCTCTCCGAACGTCCAGTGGTTGGCAGCATCGAGTGACAAAGGTACTGTCCATATATTCAGCCTCAGAGTTAGAGTATTTGGGGAGGATTTGTCTGCCCATTCAAATTCTGCTCAAGGGCCAGCAATGTTTCAGCAGAATTCGTCAAATGCCCTAGATCCTCTTATTTCTCAAAACACTGGTGCTAATTCTAGTTCATCATTGTCTTTCATGAGAG GGGTTTTACCTAAATATTTTAGCTCAGAATGGTCATTTGCTCAGTTCCACTTGCCAGAAGACACTCAATTCATTACCGCATTTGGTTCACAGAACACAGTCATCATTGTTGGCTTGGATGGGAG TTTCTACAGGTGCAGTTTTGATCCAGTTCATGGAGGTGAGATGTTGCAGCAGGAATACGTACGGTTTCTGAAAACTGACAGTAGGCCAAGATAG
- the LOC117617431 gene encoding quinone oxidoreductase-like protein 2 homolog: MEALVCRKLGDPTAPISGGGAEKAIVVEKNHPIPELVSPTSVRVRVKATSLNYANYLQILGKYQEKPPLPFIPGSDYSGVVDAVGPSVSKFKVGDPVCSFAALGSFAQFIVADQTELFGVPEGCDLVAAAALPVAFGTSHVALVHRANLTSGQVLLVLGAAGGVGLAAVQIGKVVGAIVIAVARGAEKVQYLKSLGVDHVVDSSTQNLIQSVKDFLKTRKLKGVDVLYDPVGGKLTKEAMKVLSWGANILVIGFASGEIPVIPANIALVKNWTVHGLYWGSYRIHRPAVLEDSLKELLSWVARGLITIRISHTYRLPEANLAFSAIKDRKAIGKVMLVLDDQTSVKSKL; encoded by the exons ATGGAGGCTCTGGTTTGCAGAAAATTGGGAGACCCAACAGCACCCATTTCAGGAGGAGGAGCAGAGAAAGCAATAGTGGTGGAGAAGAATCATCCAATTCCTGAATTGGTGTCTCCCACATCGGTGAGGGTGAGGGTGAAAGCTACGAGCTTGAACTACGCCAATTATCTACAGATATTGGGCAAGTACCAAGAGAAGCCACCCCTCCCTTTCATCCCTGGCTCTGACTATTCCGGCGTCGTCGACGCCGTGGGACCTTCGGTCTCCAAGTTCAAAGTCGGCGACCCTGTTTGCTCTTTTGCCGCCCTCGGCTCCTTTGCCCAATTCATCGTCGCCGACCAGACCGAGCT GTTTGGAGTGCCAGAGGGGTGTGATCTGGTAGCTGCTGCTGCACTGCCTGTTGCATTTGGGACATCACACGTGGCTCTCGTTCACCGGGCCAATTTGACCTCCGGCCAA GTATTGCTGGTTCTTGGTGCAGCTGGAGGTGTTGGTCTTGCAGCTGTACAGATTGGCAAGGTTGTTGGAGCCATTGTTATTGCTGTTGCTAG GGGAGCTGAGAAGGTGCAGTATTTGAAGTCATTGGGTGTTGATCATGTCGTGGACTCGAGCACTCAGAATCTTATCCAAAGTGTCAAGGACTTCTTGAAAACCAGAAAGCTTAAAGGGGTTGACGTTTTGTATGATCCAGTTGGAGGCAAGCTTACTAAAGAGGCCATGAAGGTTTTGAGTTGGGGGGCCAACATTTTGGTCATAGGCTTTGCCAGTGGAGAGATCCCTGTTATCCCTGCAAATATTGCCCTTGTTAAG AACTGGACAGTGCATGGACTTTACTGGGGTAGCTACAGAATTCATCGACCAGCTGTTCTTGAAGATTCACTCAAGGAGCTACTATCCTGGGTGGCAAGAGGCTTGATCACCATCCGCATCTCTCATACTTATCGCCTGCCAGAG GCCAATCTTGCGTTTTCTGCCATCAAAGATAGGAAAGCCATTGGAAAAGTGATGCTTGTTCTTGATGACCAGAcaagtgtaaaatcaaagctttAA
- the LOC117617427 gene encoding 2-hydroxy-6-oxononadienedioate/2-hydroxy-6-oxononatrienedioate hydrolase 1 isoform X2, which yields MGSRAGVWVGVCPDLVLLKNCSKVSSFHGGNNISLSFPSRFGSDTKCPTSLKCFPVASASSLSGSGAQYAGSEQLLDVQTKQRKKGIAGIDQDELVDPKFLADPDSCFCEFRGVEIHHKVYDAQSQAHEAEALSSQTKKVGLPMILLHGFGASVFSWNRVMKPLAEVIGSKVVAFDRPAFGLTSRVNLFGHSSSGNGEPGPINPYSMAFAVLATLYFIDFLAAEKAILVGHSAGCLVAVDAYYKAPERVAAMILVAPAIFAPRTIKKGVKGSQSGEDNQTEEDSSNSINLGNPFIQLFRMLSKFAKFISQAIMLVVKGMVGMFSSLYKKFLSAVLRSAFAVMLVRMVIDKFGVTAVRNAWYDANQVTEHVIQVHMQPLRVKGWDKALVEYTAAMLTDTSSESKPPLAKRLHEISCPVLIVTGDNDRIVPSWNAERLSRAIPGSCLEVIKHCGHLPHEEKVDEFVSIVKKFLYRALEDSEEQHLQVVV from the exons ATGGGGAGCAGAGCAGGGGTTTGGGTTGGGGTGTGCCCGGACTTGGTCTTGCTTAAGAATTGTAGCAAAGTTTCAAGCTTTCATGGCGGCAACAACATCAGCTTAAGCTTTCCTTCAAGATTTGGTTCAGATACCAAATGTCCCACCAGTCTTAAATGTTTCCCAGTCGCTTCTGCTTCTTCACTCAGTGGCTCCGGTGCCCAATACGCTGGTTCTG AGCAATTGCTGGATGTGCAAACAAAGCAGAGAAAGAAGGGGATAGCTGGCATTGATCAAGATGAATTAGTGGATCCTAAATTTTTAGCTGACCCGGATAGTTGTTTTTGTGAGTTCAGAGGAGTGGAGATACACCACAAGGTGTATGATGCACAATCACAGGCACATGAGGCTGAGGCCCTCTCTAGCCAGACTAAGAAGGTTGGTCTTCCTATGATTTTATTACATGGTTTTGGTGCCTCAGTTTTCTCGTGGAATCGAGTTATGAAACCGTTAGCAGAGGTCATTGGTTCCAAAGTTGTTGCCTTTGATAGACCAGCCTTTGGGTTGACATCAAGGGTAAACCTTTTTGGGCATTCATCATCTGGAAATGGGGAACCAGGACCTATAAATCCATATTCCATGGCATTTGCAGTGCTTGCTACCTTATACTtcattgattttctagcagccGAGAAGGCAATTCTAGTGGG gCATTCAGCTGGCTGTCTTGTAGCAGTTGATGCATATTATAAAGCTCCAGAACGTGTTGCTGCTATGATCCTTGTTGCCCCAGCAATTTTTGCCCCACGTACTATTAAAAAGGGTGTCAAGGGATCTCAATCAGGAGAAGATAACCAGACTGAAGAAGATAGCTCAAATTCAATAAATCTAGGGAATCCATTTATCCAGCTTTTCAGGATGTTGTCCAAGTTTGCCAAATTTATTTCACAGGCAATAATGTTAGTGGTGAAGGGGATGGTAGGCATGTTTAGCTCTCTGTATAAGAAATTCTTGTCAGCTGTTCTACGCTCTGCCTTTGCTGTAATGCTA GTGAGGATGGTTATTGATAAATTTGGTGTCACTGCTGTTAGGAATGCATGGTATGACGCGAATCAAGTCACTGAACATGTCATACAAG TTCACATGCAGCCATTGAGGGTTAAGGGTTGGGACAAGGCACTTGTGGAGTACACAGCAGCCATGCTTACAGACACATCATCTGAATCAAAGCCACCACTGGCAAAAAGACTTCATGAAATCTCATGTCCTG TCTTGATTGTTACGGGTGATAATGACCGAATTGTCCCCTCGTGGAATGCTGAGAGACTTTCACGAGCCATACCTGGATCTTGCCTTGAAGTTATAAAGCATTGTGGGCACTTGCCACACGAAGAGAAAGTTGATGAGTTTGTTTCAATAGTGAAGAAATTTCTGTACAGAGCTTTGGAAGATTCTGAGGAGCAACATCTACAAGTTGTAGTGTGA
- the LOC117617427 gene encoding 2-hydroxy-6-oxononadienedioate/2-hydroxy-6-oxononatrienedioate hydrolase 1 isoform X1, which produces MGSRAGVWVGVCPDLVLLKNCSKVSSFHGGNNISLSFPSRFGSDTKCPTSLKCFPVASASSLSGSGAQYAGSEQLLDVQTKQRKKGIAGIDQDELVDPKFLADPDSCFCEFRGVEIHHKVYDAQSQAHEAEALSSQTKKVGLPMILLHGFGASVFSWNRVMKPLAEVIGSKVVAFDRPAFGLTSRVNLFGHSSSGNGEPGPINPYSMAFAVLATLYFIDFLAAEKAILVGHSAGCLVAVDAYYKAPERVAAMILVAPAIFAPRTIKKGVKGSQSGEDNQTEEDSSNSINLGNPFIQLFRMLSKFAKFISQAIMLVVKGMVGMFSSLYKKFLSAVLRSAFAVMLVRMVIDKFGVTAVRNAWYDANQVTEHVIQGYTKPLRVKGWDKALVEYTAAMLTDTSSESKPPLAKRLHEISCPVLIVTGDNDRIVPSWNAERLSRAIPGSCLEVIKHCGHLPHEEKVDEFVSIVKKFLYRALEDSEEQHLQVVV; this is translated from the exons ATGGGGAGCAGAGCAGGGGTTTGGGTTGGGGTGTGCCCGGACTTGGTCTTGCTTAAGAATTGTAGCAAAGTTTCAAGCTTTCATGGCGGCAACAACATCAGCTTAAGCTTTCCTTCAAGATTTGGTTCAGATACCAAATGTCCCACCAGTCTTAAATGTTTCCCAGTCGCTTCTGCTTCTTCACTCAGTGGCTCCGGTGCCCAATACGCTGGTTCTG AGCAATTGCTGGATGTGCAAACAAAGCAGAGAAAGAAGGGGATAGCTGGCATTGATCAAGATGAATTAGTGGATCCTAAATTTTTAGCTGACCCGGATAGTTGTTTTTGTGAGTTCAGAGGAGTGGAGATACACCACAAGGTGTATGATGCACAATCACAGGCACATGAGGCTGAGGCCCTCTCTAGCCAGACTAAGAAGGTTGGTCTTCCTATGATTTTATTACATGGTTTTGGTGCCTCAGTTTTCTCGTGGAATCGAGTTATGAAACCGTTAGCAGAGGTCATTGGTTCCAAAGTTGTTGCCTTTGATAGACCAGCCTTTGGGTTGACATCAAGGGTAAACCTTTTTGGGCATTCATCATCTGGAAATGGGGAACCAGGACCTATAAATCCATATTCCATGGCATTTGCAGTGCTTGCTACCTTATACTtcattgattttctagcagccGAGAAGGCAATTCTAGTGGG gCATTCAGCTGGCTGTCTTGTAGCAGTTGATGCATATTATAAAGCTCCAGAACGTGTTGCTGCTATGATCCTTGTTGCCCCAGCAATTTTTGCCCCACGTACTATTAAAAAGGGTGTCAAGGGATCTCAATCAGGAGAAGATAACCAGACTGAAGAAGATAGCTCAAATTCAATAAATCTAGGGAATCCATTTATCCAGCTTTTCAGGATGTTGTCCAAGTTTGCCAAATTTATTTCACAGGCAATAATGTTAGTGGTGAAGGGGATGGTAGGCATGTTTAGCTCTCTGTATAAGAAATTCTTGTCAGCTGTTCTACGCTCTGCCTTTGCTGTAATGCTA GTGAGGATGGTTATTGATAAATTTGGTGTCACTGCTGTTAGGAATGCATGGTATGACGCGAATCAAGTCACTGAACATGTCATACAAGGTTATACAAAG CCATTGAGGGTTAAGGGTTGGGACAAGGCACTTGTGGAGTACACAGCAGCCATGCTTACAGACACATCATCTGAATCAAAGCCACCACTGGCAAAAAGACTTCATGAAATCTCATGTCCTG TCTTGATTGTTACGGGTGATAATGACCGAATTGTCCCCTCGTGGAATGCTGAGAGACTTTCACGAGCCATACCTGGATCTTGCCTTGAAGTTATAAAGCATTGTGGGCACTTGCCACACGAAGAGAAAGTTGATGAGTTTGTTTCAATAGTGAAGAAATTTCTGTACAGAGCTTTGGAAGATTCTGAGGAGCAACATCTACAAGTTGTAGTGTGA
- the LOC117617432 gene encoding actin cytoskeleton-regulatory complex protein pan1 — translation MGKLWVEVCLISARGLRRSSSLWKLQWYAVGWTNPNNKYCTKIDASGNANPVWKTKFATLVEDSESNLKDLALHIEVYSREPIFLRERLQGTATIVLREFLAKHNKNSEASRQGAEEVGSYQLRKKNSNKPQGFVDVSIRISEDMEARSSYTGSEGGPTDLSNTITLAIGDGSAPTFQPLAPHRRPESQLSINSPYAQPRPSPTNYSNPYAVGPSHPPSGGPSYPPASGPSYRPSSGPSYPPASGPSYEPPKTPPPPPPPSNVGYIPTFIPRTDRMSDTYVNMPSSGAPPGRRGAPGFGMGMGAGALAAGAVIFGDDFMSGFDVPSGLQDASLTISTDPPF, via the exons ATGGGGAAACTCTGGGTTGAAGTGTGCCTGATATCTGCCAGGGGCCTCCGGCGTTCGTCTTCCTTATGGAAGCTCCAATGGTATGCCGTTGGGTGGACTAACCCGAATAACAAATACTGCACCAAGATTGATGCATCTGGAAATGCAAATCCAGTATGGAAAACCAAGTTTGCTACCTTGGTTGAGGACTCAGAGTCGAACTTGAAGGATCTGGCGCTGCACATTGAAGTGTACAGCAGAGAGCCTATATTCCTCAGAGAGAGGCTTCAGGGTACAGCAACTATTGTCTTGAGAGAGTTTCTGGCTAAGCATAACAAGAATTCTGAGGCTTCAAGACAAGGAGCTGAAGAAGTTGGGAGCTATCAATTGCGGAAGAAGAACTCCAACAAGCCTCAAGGATTCGTCGATGTTTCAATACGTATATCTGAGGACATGGAAGCTCGAAGCTCATACACAG GCAGTGAGGGAGGACCTACGGATCTCAGCAATACCATCACCTTGGCTATTGGAGATGGGTCTGCACCAACATTTCAACCTCTAGCGCCACACCGAAGGCCAGAAAGTCAGCTCAGTATCAATTCTCCATATGCACAACCAAGGCCTTCCCCTACAAACTATTCCAACCCATATGCAGTTGGACCAAGCCACCCACCATCAGGGGGACCAAGTTATCCACCAGCCAGCGGACCAAGTTACCGGCCATCCAGCGGACCAAGCTACCCGCCAGCAAGTGGACCAAGCTATGAGCCGCCCAAAACTCCGCCACCACCTCCCCCACCTTCTAATGTTGGGTACATACCCACTTTTATCCCAAGAACAGATAGAATGTCGGATACCTATGTTAATATGCCATCATCTGGAGCACCGCCTGGTCGTAGAGGGGCACCGGGTTTTGGAATGGGAATGGGTGCTGGAGCGCTGGCGGCCGGTGCTGTGATCTTCGGTGATGACTTTATGTCAGGATTTGATGTGCCTTCGGGATTACAAGATGCTAGTCTCACCATATCAACTGATCCTCCTTTTTAA